The nucleotide sequence ATCGTGCTTTCCCGGCGGCTGTGCGCGGAATCCGCATCCAGCTCGTTGTCCCGCCATGAGACGTCCACAATGAGCGTCTTGGTCCCGAAGGCGGACGTGCCGCCCGGCTTGTCCTGCCAGGCGACGGCGGTCTTCACCGTGACTTTCAGGCCGCGCAGGGTCTTGGTTCCGGTGGTTGCCAGCGCGTCGGAGGGTTCGTAGATGGCCGTAGCACCGGAGGGGAGCATGCCGTCATCAGGTTTGGTCTTGGTGCCGATCTTGGACCACGGGGTGGACCTGGCCGTCTCGAAGACGTCCTGGGTGACCTGGGTGGCGATGGAGTCGTTGACTGCGGTGCGCTGGGTGATGGTCGCACTGGTGGCAGTGGCGGTGTATCCGAGGGTCAGCACAGAGATGATCCCCAGGGACACGATGGCTTCGAGCAGCACCGAGCCCCTGTCCTTCTTCTGGAAACGATCCTTGAACCTCTTCACGGATTCCGCCTTCTATTCGTTTGGCTGGGAGCTGACGGGGGTGAACAGTGTTGCCTCGCTGGAGGCGAACCGTACGAAGTCGCCCCAGCCGGCGGCGCTGCGGTCCTGGACGAAACTGCGTGAGGGCAGGGTCTTCAGCAGAGCGATGCCCGTTCCGGCCACGACGGCGTTCAGATCGGCGGGGGTGGATGTTCCAGCTGGCATCAGGCGGTGGCTCTCTTTTGGAATGGGACCGGTGAAGGGGAGGCGGCCTGGACCGCCTCCCCCTGGTGGCTACTTCGGTGCGATCACAAGGCCCGGGGTGGCACCCGTGGACTTGTAGGTGACCGTGTAGTTGGTGACACCGGGGTTGGTGCCGACGATCTGGTAGCCGTAGCCGTTGGCCGTGGCCGAAGCGACCGGAGTGCCGGCCTCGGTCAGCAGGGAGCCGACCAGGGTCGTGTCGGTGCTGTGCTTGGAATCAGCAACCGACTTGGTGACGCCGGCGGACTTGTAGGTGGCCTTGCCGGTCAGGGAGTAGTCGGACTCCACGAGCAGGGCGGCGTTGGAAACCTCGCCGGCCAGGTTCTGAACGGCTGCGCGCTCGAAGAACTTGCTGAACTGCGGCAGGATGGCCAGGGCCAGGATGGCGATGATCGCCATGGCAGCCATGATTTCGATCAGCGAGAAGCCGCCGTCAGCGTTGGCCTCACGGTTTTTGTCCTTGCGGCCGAAGGCGCGGGCCCGCAGCTTGTGCGGATCTAGGGTCAGGGTGGAGCTAGTCAACGGGAGCGACCTCTTTCGAGAAGTGAGCCTTGGCTGGGATTGTGATCCGCGGACCGCCTGGCTGTAACTGCCCGCACCTGCCTACATGCGTAGATTTCGGGCGGCCGCTCCCGCGGCGCTAGTACGGGGAGACGATGTCGCCCATGGAGAAGTACGGAAGGTAGACGGCCAGTGCAATGACCAGGACCATGGCGGCGATCCCGATGAGGAAGATCGGCTGGATGAGGGCTTCCATGTTGTTCGTGGTGGCTTCGGCGTCACGCTCGTAGAGCCGGCCGACGGCGCGCAGGGACTTGGCCATGCCGCCGGTTTCCTCGGCGATGGCCATGAACTGGATGAGCAGCTTCGGGAACAGCGGTTCCTTGGACAGGGGCTCGACGATGGATTCGCCGCG is from Arthrobacter sp. zg-Y1110 and encodes:
- a CDS encoding prepilin-type N-terminal cleavage/methylation domain-containing protein, which gives rise to MTSSTLTLDPHKLRARAFGRKDKNREANADGGFSLIEIMAAMAIIAILALAILPQFSKFFERAAVQNLAGEVSNAALLVESDYSLTGKATYKSAGVTKSVADSKHSTDTTLVGSLLTEAGTPVASATANGYGYQIVGTNPGVTNYTVTYKSTGATPGLVIAPK